In Cellvibrio polysaccharolyticus, a genomic segment contains:
- a CDS encoding translocation/assembly module TamB domain-containing protein — MILRSLWVLLRWAILIGALTVVTLVATVSMVVSTEPGTRWVISQAQRFVPLDVGEVRGNLLTGLDIDYFDYQQQADGVVQQHYRGEKVSFRWQPLALFYNAASVQSFTAQQVYVQIPPADETAEPVPMAWPVLALPVRIELGEVEVNNIHVAQTRIGEEPATLVELQRVSGSVSLGTFNLRLTDVVVVTEDYTVIADGRAALRYPYDADLNVQWQFQLASATEPPELMLLSGKAKIGGDIELLSLEHQLTSPLQITSVGHVIPNLSQPPAAVTALEDPEIQLTNEIPEQALLAQWFPADTPIPVVGGRIDVKGWIADFQADVDALVTYGEYPQLRVQANTRGNTEHINIANLQVNTRVPASDQDMALTLQGRVDWLPAIVWDLALSGTGLDPAIYTPDWPGDMTLALKTRGQLQDGQIQALLEELDLGGQLRGREVSASGAASWADNQLQTDGLLLSMGANHIRIDGLVGDEADIRWQLEAPLLSQIDSALTGAISSRGDVKGTLENPQIELEIRANNLKWQDYELAGLDVQASSPRRDQYDIQLQANNIHAAGTLVQNVSLAATGSMEAHKIALDVISEQYGDIGLGLDSGYQQEQWQGKWTRFDVRYPQLPRWWLLRSGTSTATREKAELAELCLTTRTGFRPPQTEQPTGADGNITVVDNTETRSEDVSVEPPELCVDGRWSVANGADINAILSAIPLRQLRGFLKPGVDIAGVIDGQLKGRLDAQGKIEGEASLQTRDGELQLQFDEEAEESYRWQHAGVTASFKNNRLNAKADIDWAPFGNLDADLNLNLDNQQLGGQLVGTFADLSPFAAFIPTVDDLRGRLVTDLSFGGTLQQPQLSGQLTLVEGGATMTELGLDIQAVGFTLDSHSDGRITFRGNAQSGEGNMQLSGEFDGLGKTDWQLTSALRGENFQVIDQSQIKARVSPDIQLSATPHEARLTGRALIPYARIDIKTLPPSATNVSSDVVFEDEDEVTDLPIPMAFFMNLVIEVGEDVTFNGFGLTSGLSGRMELVKTPDRQLLTSGFVAVTDGKYKAYGQELTISRGRLVFQGPADNPALEIRAQRVLKGTNDHIVGLEIGGSLQKPTSSVYSDPPVESDGEAMALLLTGKPLSEASAGDAYAIVAAMSGIGMDGGGSFTGQIAQTLQLDELSINADDGLEHSALWMGKYLTPRLFVRYVVGLFDQSSRIGMRYQMSDRLRLEAESGEAQSVDLIYKIER, encoded by the coding sequence ATGATCCTGCGAAGCCTCTGGGTTTTACTGCGCTGGGCCATTTTAATTGGCGCGCTGACGGTGGTAACGCTGGTTGCCACTGTGTCGATGGTAGTGAGTACCGAACCGGGCACCCGCTGGGTAATCAGCCAGGCGCAACGGTTTGTGCCGCTGGACGTGGGCGAGGTGCGCGGCAATTTGCTCACCGGTCTGGATATCGACTATTTCGACTACCAGCAACAGGCAGATGGTGTCGTTCAGCAGCATTACCGTGGCGAAAAAGTATCTTTCCGCTGGCAGCCACTGGCACTTTTTTATAACGCGGCGTCGGTGCAGTCATTTACCGCGCAGCAGGTTTATGTGCAAATTCCGCCTGCGGATGAAACTGCCGAACCGGTACCTATGGCGTGGCCGGTGCTGGCCTTGCCGGTAAGAATCGAGCTGGGCGAAGTCGAGGTTAACAATATTCACGTTGCCCAAACCCGCATCGGCGAAGAACCGGCAACCCTGGTTGAATTGCAGCGGGTCAGTGGGTCGGTCAGCCTGGGTACGTTTAATCTGCGGCTGACTGATGTGGTGGTCGTGACTGAAGACTACACCGTCATTGCCGATGGTCGCGCCGCCTTGCGCTATCCCTACGATGCGGATTTGAACGTGCAGTGGCAATTCCAGTTGGCATCTGCCACCGAGCCGCCGGAGTTAATGCTGCTCAGCGGCAAGGCGAAAATTGGCGGTGATATTGAGCTGCTGTCGCTGGAGCATCAGCTGACCTCGCCATTGCAAATCACTTCTGTCGGTCATGTTATTCCCAATCTCAGCCAGCCACCGGCAGCCGTTACGGCGCTGGAGGATCCGGAAATCCAGCTGACCAATGAAATTCCCGAACAGGCGCTGCTGGCGCAATGGTTTCCGGCGGATACACCAATCCCGGTTGTGGGAGGGCGCATTGATGTAAAAGGCTGGATCGCCGATTTTCAGGCCGATGTCGATGCCCTGGTCACTTATGGTGAATATCCGCAGTTGAGGGTACAGGCCAATACCCGTGGCAACACAGAACATATCAACATCGCCAACCTGCAAGTGAACACCAGGGTGCCGGCTTCCGATCAGGATATGGCGCTGACCTTGCAAGGCCGGGTAGATTGGCTGCCGGCTATTGTCTGGGATCTTGCCCTGAGTGGCACCGGGCTGGACCCTGCTATTTACACCCCGGACTGGCCGGGTGATATGACGCTGGCTCTGAAAACCCGTGGGCAGCTTCAGGATGGACAAATACAGGCCTTGCTGGAAGAGCTGGATCTTGGGGGGCAGTTACGCGGGCGTGAAGTCAGCGCCAGCGGTGCCGCATCCTGGGCCGACAACCAATTGCAAACCGATGGCCTGCTGTTGTCGATGGGCGCCAACCACATTCGCATCGACGGGCTGGTGGGCGACGAGGCCGATATCCGCTGGCAGCTGGAAGCACCTTTATTGTCGCAAATCGACAGCGCCCTGACCGGTGCCATCAGCAGCCGGGGCGATGTAAAAGGTACCTTGGAAAATCCGCAAATCGAACTGGAAATCCGCGCCAATAACCTCAAGTGGCAGGACTATGAGCTGGCCGGCCTGGACGTGCAAGCGAGCTCGCCACGCCGCGATCAATACGATATTCAGCTGCAGGCCAACAACATTCACGCCGCCGGCACTTTGGTGCAGAACGTCAGCCTGGCCGCTACCGGCTCGATGGAAGCGCACAAAATCGCGCTTGATGTGATCAGCGAGCAATACGGCGATATTGGCCTTGGCCTGGACAGCGGCTACCAGCAGGAACAATGGCAAGGCAAATGGACCCGTTTCGATGTGCGTTACCCGCAGTTGCCGCGCTGGTGGCTATTGCGCAGCGGCACTTCCACCGCTACGCGGGAAAAAGCCGAGCTGGCCGAATTATGCCTGACCACCCGCACCGGATTCCGCCCACCGCAAACCGAACAGCCCACCGGCGCAGACGGCAATATTACGGTGGTGGACAACACCGAAACCCGGTCGGAAGATGTGAGCGTCGAGCCGCCGGAGTTGTGTGTGGATGGCCGCTGGTCAGTGGCCAATGGTGCCGATATCAACGCTATTCTCAGTGCCATTCCGCTGCGTCAGTTGCGCGGTTTTCTCAAGCCGGGTGTCGATATCGCCGGTGTGATTGACGGCCAGCTGAAAGGTCGGCTGGATGCGCAGGGCAAAATTGAAGGCGAGGCCAGCTTGCAAACCCGCGATGGCGAATTGCAGCTGCAGTTTGATGAAGAGGCGGAAGAAAGCTATCGCTGGCAACATGCCGGTGTCACCGCTTCTTTCAAAAACAACCGCCTGAACGCCAAAGCCGATATCGACTGGGCGCCCTTCGGTAATCTGGACGCTGACCTTAACCTCAATCTCGACAACCAGCAGCTGGGCGGTCAACTTGTTGGCACCTTTGCTGATCTTTCTCCTTTTGCCGCCTTTATTCCCACCGTTGATGATTTGCGCGGTCGGTTGGTGACGGACCTGAGCTTCGGCGGCACCTTGCAACAACCGCAGCTCAGCGGGCAGTTAACCCTGGTTGAGGGCGGCGCCACCATGACCGAGCTGGGGCTGGATATTCAGGCGGTGGGCTTTACGCTCGATAGCCACAGCGACGGGCGCATTACCTTCCGTGGCAACGCGCAGTCGGGCGAAGGCAATATGCAGCTGAGTGGTGAATTCGATGGGCTGGGCAAAACCGACTGGCAGCTGACCAGTGCGCTGCGTGGTGAAAACTTCCAGGTGATTGATCAATCGCAAATCAAGGCGCGGGTCAGCCCTGACATCCAGCTGAGTGCTACGCCTCACGAAGCGCGTCTCACCGGGCGGGCGCTGATTCCCTATGCCCGTATCGACATCAAAACCCTGCCACCCTCGGCCACCAATGTGTCCAGCGATGTGGTATTTGAAGATGAAGATGAAGTCACCGACCTGCCGATACCCATGGCCTTCTTCATGAATTTGGTAATTGAAGTGGGTGAGGACGTGACCTTTAACGGCTTCGGCCTTACCAGCGGATTATCCGGTCGGATGGAGCTGGTCAAAACCCCGGACCGGCAGTTGCTGACCAGCGGGTTTGTCGCCGTCACTGATGGTAAATACAAAGCCTACGGCCAGGAACTGACCATCAGCCGCGGGCGTCTGGTATTCCAGGGGCCTGCCGATAATCCGGCGCTGGAAATTCGCGCCCAGCGGGTATTGAAGGGCACCAATGATCATATTGTTGGCCTGGAAATCGGTGGTTCACTGCAAAAACCGACCAGCAGCGTTTACTCTGACCCGCCGGTAGAAAGCGATGGTGAGGCGATGGCGCTGTTGCTCACCGGCAAGCCTTTGTCCGAAGCTTCCGCTGGTGATGCCTACGCCATTGTGGCCGCCATGAGCGGTATTGGTATGGATGGCGGTGGTTCCTTTACCGGGCAAATTGCGCAAACCCTGCAACTGGACGAACTCTCTATCAACGCCGATGACGGGTTGGAGCACAGTGCTTTATGGATGGGTAAATACCTCACCCCGCGCTTGTTTGTGCGTTATGTGGTGGGGTTATTTGACCAGAGCTCGCGCATCGGTATGCGCTACCAGATGTCTGACCGGTTGCGCCTCGAGGCGGAGTCCGGCGAAGCACAAAGCGTGGATCTGATCTATAAGATCGAGCGCTGA
- a CDS encoding autotransporter assembly complex protein TamA, producing the protein MLNVIPVFGARLLQCILGVSLFGALAVQAAPTPRITIEGGNKTLQDNVRHFLPFADESCQVQPWRLRSLMRDAQTQIHKAGEALGYYQLQFDTEISRDDECWGVTLRLTPGEPVRVRELRIVITGEASEDRAFQAIHNDPGMKVGDRLNHGRYETLKSRFGNLAIARGYFDGKFDLARISINRATNAARVELVYDSGSRYRFGNVEIQQDILDDDFVRRYVNLQEGEPYDTEQLLELKNLYSSSNYFAAVMTSPDLNALGDKTVPVKVQLEARKRYSYSAGAGVATDTGPRLLLGYEDRYFNRRGHNITANLHLATVQSSFEAAYTIPMHRPAYEYVRLRAGYHREDTSSILSDLYRVGASYTVFHDNEWLQTWGLDYAMEESQVGSQPMNRTHLLIPSLQFSRTRTDGRAYPLRGWRLATGVLGSPESLGSDVSFLQWFGRGKYIRSALGGRIILRADLGVTEVNNFPDLPASLRFFAGGDASVRGYSYKSIGERDEVIPKPGEEPPAAPPGEEGEPGKPPEKKYEVIGGRNLLVTSIEYDYLIRPQWAIAAFYDQGDASNDFKFNFRRSVGLGVRWISPIGPVRFDIACALDDVRCGSSGLDGWGFHFSIGPDL; encoded by the coding sequence TTGCTGAACGTTATCCCCGTTTTCGGTGCGCGTCTTTTACAGTGCATCCTTGGTGTCTCGCTGTTCGGTGCGCTGGCAGTGCAAGCGGCACCTACCCCTCGTATCACCATTGAAGGTGGCAATAAAACCTTGCAGGACAATGTCCGTCACTTTCTGCCTTTTGCCGATGAAAGTTGCCAGGTACAGCCGTGGCGTTTGCGCTCGTTGATGCGCGATGCACAAACGCAAATTCACAAAGCCGGTGAAGCCCTCGGCTATTACCAACTGCAATTCGATACCGAAATTTCCCGCGATGACGAATGCTGGGGCGTTACCCTGCGGTTAACGCCCGGTGAGCCGGTGCGGGTTCGCGAGCTGCGCATTGTGATTACCGGCGAAGCGTCGGAAGACCGCGCCTTTCAGGCAATTCATAACGATCCCGGTATGAAAGTGGGCGACCGGTTGAACCATGGCCGCTATGAAACGCTGAAGTCCCGTTTCGGTAACCTGGCTATTGCGCGGGGTTATTTTGATGGCAAATTTGATCTGGCGCGTATCTCTATCAACCGGGCTACCAATGCCGCCCGGGTTGAACTGGTGTACGACTCCGGTTCCCGCTACCGTTTTGGTAATGTCGAGATTCAGCAGGATATTCTCGATGATGATTTTGTGCGTCGTTACGTCAACCTTCAGGAAGGCGAGCCCTACGACACCGAACAGCTGCTGGAACTGAAAAATCTCTACAGCTCCAGTAATTATTTTGCCGCGGTGATGACCTCGCCGGATTTGAATGCGCTGGGCGATAAAACCGTGCCGGTGAAAGTGCAGCTGGAAGCGCGTAAACGCTACAGCTATTCGGCGGGTGCCGGTGTGGCTACCGATACCGGGCCGCGTCTGCTGCTGGGTTATGAAGATCGCTATTTCAATCGCCGTGGTCACAACATAACGGCCAATCTGCATCTGGCAACGGTTCAGTCCAGTTTCGAAGCCGCTTATACAATCCCCATGCATCGCCCGGCTTATGAATACGTGCGGCTGCGTGCCGGTTATCACCGCGAAGACACCAGCTCCATTCTGAGTGACCTTTACCGGGTGGGTGCCAGCTATACGGTGTTTCACGATAACGAATGGCTGCAAACCTGGGGCCTCGACTATGCGATGGAAGAATCCCAGGTGGGCAGTCAGCCTATGAATCGCACGCATTTATTGATTCCGTCCTTGCAGTTTTCCCGCACCAGAACCGATGGCCGCGCCTATCCGCTCAGGGGTTGGCGGTTGGCAACCGGGGTGCTGGGTTCGCCGGAAAGTCTGGGTTCGGATGTCAGCTTTTTGCAGTGGTTTGGCCGGGGTAAATACATTCGTTCGGCACTGGGCGGCCGCATTATCCTGCGTGCGGATCTCGGCGTTACGGAAGTGAATAACTTTCCGGACTTGCCCGCATCGTTGCGCTTCTTTGCTGGCGGTGACGCCAGTGTGCGCGGTTACAGCTATAAATCAATCGGTGAGCGTGACGAGGTCATTCCCAAGCCAGGCGAGGAGCCGCCTGCCGCGCCACCGGGAGAGGAGGGCGAGCCGGGCAAGCCGCCGGAAAAGAAATACGAAGTGATCGGGGGGCGGAATTTGCTGGTCACCAGCATCGAATACGATTACCTGATTCGCCCACAATGGGCGATAGCGGCCTTTTATGACCAGGGCGATGCGTCAAACGACTTCAAATTCAATTTCCGACGCAGTGTCGGCCTGGGTGTGCGCTGGATTTCCCCGATTGGCCCGGTACGTTTCGACATCGCCTGTGCGCTGGATGATGTGCGTTGCGGTTCAAGTGGCCTGGATGGCTGGGGCTTCCATTTCAGCATAGGGCCTGACTTATGA